The following coding sequences are from one Sulfitobacter sp. HNIBRBA3233 window:
- a CDS encoding Hsp33 family molecular chaperone HslO: protein MTDANPTGWDDTVLPFQLDASDIRGRIARLDSALGSILGQHDYPPQVEALVAEMALLTALIGQTIKLRWKLSLQAQSNGPVRMIATDYYGPEADGKPARIRAYASYDKDRLTDGAPIDQIGEGYFAVMIDQGEGMQPYQGIAPLSSESLAKSAEGYFAQSEQLPTRFELSFGKSTEAGGPEHWRGGGVMLQHMPKASPFAAEGQGSGEVLNADDLVQGEERENWTRANILLDTVDDLELIGPSLEPSEVLLRLFHEERPRVFDKQRVHFGCTCSEDRVRQSLSIYSAADIATMTTDEGTVTADCQFCGAHYVLDPESVGFEATRD from the coding sequence ATGACAGATGCCAACCCAACCGGCTGGGACGATACGGTCCTGCCCTTCCAACTCGATGCGTCCGACATCCGTGGGCGCATTGCGCGTCTCGATTCGGCGCTGGGCAGTATTCTTGGCCAGCACGATTATCCCCCGCAGGTCGAGGCGCTGGTGGCCGAGATGGCGCTGCTGACGGCGCTGATCGGACAGACGATCAAACTGCGCTGGAAGCTGTCGCTGCAGGCGCAGTCGAATGGCCCCGTGCGGATGATCGCAACCGATTACTACGGACCCGAGGCCGACGGGAAGCCCGCGCGAATCCGCGCCTATGCCAGCTATGACAAGGACCGCCTGACGGACGGCGCCCCGATCGACCAGATCGGCGAGGGGTATTTTGCCGTGATGATCGATCAGGGCGAAGGGATGCAGCCCTATCAGGGCATCGCACCGCTGTCGTCCGAAAGCCTCGCCAAATCCGCCGAGGGCTATTTTGCGCAGTCCGAACAGTTGCCGACCCGGTTCGAGTTGAGTTTCGGCAAATCCACCGAAGCCGGCGGGCCGGAGCACTGGCGCGGGGGTGGCGTGATGTTGCAGCACATGCCGAAAGCATCGCCGTTTGCCGCTGAAGGGCAGGGCAGCGGCGAGGTTCTGAACGCCGATGATCTGGTTCAGGGCGAAGAGAGGGAGAACTGGACCCGCGCCAACATCCTGCTGGATACGGTCGACGATCTGGAGCTTATCGGCCCGTCGCTTGAACCCTCCGAGGTTCTGCTGCGGCTCTTCCACGAAGAACGCCCGCGGGTGTTCGACAAGCAGCGTGTGCATTTCGGATGTACCTGCTCTGAGGATCGTGTCCGGCAAAGCCTGTCGATCTATTCGGCGGCGGATATCGCGACCATGACCACCGACGAGGGGACCGTCACCGCCGACTGCCAGTTTTGCGGCGCGCATTATGTGCTCGACCCTGAGAGCGTCGGGTTCGAGGCGACAAGGGACTGA
- a CDS encoding NUDIX domain-containing protein, which produces MIQRFGAPPRADKRYIPRPGAYAILPLGQRFLLTAETAGGIDIQLPGGGIDPGESPLQALHREVREEVGWSIATPRRLGAFRRFVFMPEYDLWAEKICHVFVARPVRQIHEPSEAHHVTLVLDAAEAISVLGNDGDRKFLKRYAESGGL; this is translated from the coding sequence ATGATCCAACGCTTTGGGGCACCGCCACGTGCCGATAAACGCTACATCCCGCGTCCTGGAGCCTACGCCATCCTGCCACTGGGCCAGCGGTTCCTGCTGACGGCAGAGACGGCGGGCGGCATTGATATCCAGCTCCCCGGCGGGGGGATAGACCCCGGCGAAAGCCCTTTGCAGGCGCTGCACCGCGAAGTGCGCGAGGAAGTCGGCTGGTCGATCGCCACGCCCCGGAGGCTGGGCGCATTCCGGCGGTTCGTTTTCATGCCCGAATACGATCTGTGGGCCGAAAAGATCTGCCATGTTTTTGTCGCGCGGCCCGTGCGCCAGATCCATGAACCAAGCGAGGCGCACCACGTCACGCTCGTGCTGGATGCCGCCGAAGCGATTTCCGTCTTGGGCAATGACGGGGACAGAAAATTCCTGAAACGCTACGCCGAGTCGGGTGGTCTTTGA
- a CDS encoding PP2C family protein-serine/threonine phosphatase yields MPTVKTASSLRDVEKHRGAIQHVLVVDDSKLQRRILTASLSRWGFSVTEAESGEQALAVIAQHRPDLIVSDWIMPGMSGPDLCRCLRADTESPYCYFILLTSKSEKAEVAHGLDSGADDFLTKPVDSNELRARIAAGERLLGMQRDLAQNNARLSEALSELRRLHEHIDKDLQEAKRLQQSLLRERYRRFDTSALSLILRSSGHVGGDLVGFFEAGPKHLGLFAIDVSGHGISSALMTARLAGYLSSGSPDQNVALYRSEQGVFCPRPPENVVADLNRFVLNEMETEHYFTLLLGFVERRTGRFEMCQAGHPHPVIQRRNGDVEFQGQGGFPVGLVADALYEPQTLHLRSGDRLLIHSDGVTECAGPDGALLSEDGLAKIIRDLTGTAGPAFLEALIWQLARFNEGGDFRDDVSAILFEYQRPPDSA; encoded by the coding sequence ATGCCCACGGTCAAAACTGCCTCATCTCTGCGGGATGTCGAAAAACACAGGGGTGCGATCCAGCATGTTCTGGTTGTCGACGACAGCAAGCTTCAGCGCAGGATCCTGACGGCATCGCTCAGCCGGTGGGGGTTCAGCGTGACGGAAGCCGAAAGCGGCGAACAGGCGCTGGCAGTCATCGCGCAGCACCGGCCCGATCTGATCGTCAGCGACTGGATCATGCCCGGCATGTCGGGCCCCGATCTGTGTCGTTGCCTGCGGGCGGATACGGAAAGCCCTTATTGCTACTTCATCCTGCTGACCTCCAAGAGCGAAAAGGCCGAGGTGGCGCATGGCCTCGACAGCGGGGCCGACGATTTCCTGACCAAACCCGTGGACAGCAACGAGTTGCGCGCAAGGATCGCGGCCGGAGAGCGGCTTTTGGGGATGCAGCGTGACCTCGCCCAGAACAACGCGCGCCTGTCGGAGGCGCTGTCGGAACTGCGCCGGCTTCACGAGCATATCGACAAGGACCTGCAAGAGGCCAAGCGCCTGCAGCAAAGCCTGCTGCGCGAGCGCTACCGCCGGTTCGACACCAGCGCGCTGTCCCTGATCCTGCGGTCCTCGGGCCATGTCGGGGGGGATCTCGTCGGTTTTTTCGAGGCCGGGCCAAAGCATCTGGGCCTATTCGCGATTGATGTTTCGGGCCACGGGATCAGCTCTGCGCTGATGACCGCGCGGCTGGCGGGATATCTCTCGTCCGGCTCGCCGGACCAGAACGTCGCGCTCTACCGGTCGGAGCAGGGCGTTTTCTGCCCGCGCCCGCCCGAAAACGTGGTCGCCGACCTGAACCGTTTCGTTCTGAACGAGATGGAGACAGAGCATTATTTCACCCTTCTGCTGGGTTTCGTCGAACGGCGTACCGGGCGTTTCGAGATGTGTCAGGCGGGCCACCCACATCCCGTGATCCAGCGGCGCAACGGCGATGTTGAATTCCAGGGGCAGGGCGGATTTCCCGTTGGGCTGGTCGCCGACGCTCTCTACGAGCCCCAGACCTTGCACCTGCGCAGCGGTGACAGGCTGCTTATCCATTCGGACGGTGTCACCGAATGCGCGGGGCCCGATGGTGCGCTTTTGTCAGAAGACGGTCTGGCAAAGATCATCCGTGATCTGACCGGTACCGCCGGCCCCGCATTCCTCGAGGCGCTGATCTGGCAGCTGGCGCGCTTCAACGAGGGCGGTGATTTCCGCGACGATGTGTCGGCCATTCTCTTTGAATATCAAAGACCACCCGACTCGGCGTAG
- a CDS encoding Hpt domain-containing protein, with product MIDWQRINELKSEIGEESFPEVVDLFIEEATEAIERLQNGPDLATLGAELHSLKGTALNLGFANLGELCQIGESRAAQGRAEEIALGPIIDCYENSKHVFLAGMVNGQTQ from the coding sequence ATGATCGACTGGCAGCGAATCAATGAACTGAAAAGCGAGATCGGCGAAGAGAGTTTTCCCGAGGTCGTGGACCTCTTTATCGAGGAAGCGACCGAAGCGATCGAGCGCCTGCAAAACGGACCGGATTTGGCCACCTTGGGGGCAGAGCTGCATTCACTGAAAGGCACGGCGCTGAACCTCGGCTTCGCAAACCTCGGAGAGTTGTGCCAGATCGGAGAGAGCCGCGCCGCACAGGGGCGCGCCGAAGAGATCGCCCTTGGCCCGATCATCGATTGCTACGAAAACTCCAAACATGTGTTTCTTGCCGGTATGGTGAACGGCCAGACACAGTGA
- a CDS encoding SDR family NAD(P)-dependent oxidoreductase: MDLKDKSVVITGGASGIGAALARQAASAGARVCIADLNGDQAQAVAEEIGGVAATCDVTREGDIIAAIKLAEAAHGPVDVFVSNAGLGKGDPDHAASAPDADWMLNWNVHVMAHVWAARALLPAMIARGSGYFVNVASAAGLLNQIGDAAYSATKHAAVSFAESLKIAHGEQGIGVSVVCPQYVATPLLGLGDGDAAGNLLTASDVAKSVWDGVRDGKFVILPHPDVATYSALRGANPDRWIKGMQMLRAKAMAEQGGISVSSFYKLV; this comes from the coding sequence ATGGACCTGAAAGACAAGAGCGTCGTTATCACGGGCGGGGCAAGCGGGATCGGAGCGGCGCTCGCTCGGCAGGCCGCCAGCGCCGGTGCTCGGGTCTGTATCGCGGATCTGAACGGTGACCAGGCACAGGCAGTGGCCGAAGAGATCGGCGGCGTGGCCGCGACCTGCGATGTGACCCGCGAGGGCGACATCATCGCCGCGATCAAACTGGCCGAGGCGGCGCATGGACCTGTCGATGTCTTTGTGTCCAACGCCGGTTTGGGGAAGGGGGATCCGGATCACGCGGCATCCGCCCCCGATGCAGACTGGATGCTGAACTGGAATGTGCACGTCATGGCCCATGTCTGGGCCGCCCGTGCGCTTTTGCCCGCGATGATCGCACGCGGATCCGGATATTTCGTCAATGTCGCTTCCGCTGCCGGTCTGCTGAACCAGATCGGCGACGCGGCCTATTCGGCAACCAAGCACGCGGCGGTCAGCTTTGCCGAATCTCTGAAGATCGCACATGGGGAGCAGGGGATCGGCGTATCGGTCGTCTGCCCGCAATATGTGGCGACGCCGCTTCTGGGGCTGGGTGACGGGGACGCGGCCGGTAACCTGCTGACCGCGTCTGATGTTGCGAAATCGGTCTGGGACGGCGTGCGGGACGGAAAGTTCGTGATCCTTCCGCATCCCGATGTCGCCACCTACAGTGCCTTGCGCGGTGCGAATCCCGACCGTTGGATCAAGGGAATGCAGATGCTCCGCGCCAAGGCGATGGCCGAGCAGGGAGGTATCAGCGTTTCCAGTTTCTACAAACTGGTCTAG
- the ilvA gene encoding threonine ammonia-lyase IlvA, with translation MSEDFQMAAIAATRAMRGVFPATPLLRNDHLSEKYEAEIYLKREDLSPVRSYKLRGAFNAMRKLIPDHDLFVCASAGNHAQGVAFMCSHFGVRGVIFMPVTTPQQKIDKTKTFGGTNIEVRLVGDYFDAALAAAQAFCTQEGAYFLSPFDDDNVIEGQASVAVEIEDQLGSIPDHIILPVGGGGLSAGTRGFFGDRCAYTYVEPVGAPSLAAALEAGAPVDVSPIDNFVDGAAVAKLGVRTFEKLRDARREDVILLSEDRICVTIVEMLNVEGIVLEPAGALSIEALAEVRDLIRGRTVVCVASGGNFDFERLPEVKERAQRYSGLIKYFILRLPQRPGALKDFLNMLGPHDNITRFEYMKKSARNFGSVLIGIETNAPENFAALFAAMDKAGLTYTDITNDETVAQFVI, from the coding sequence ATGAGCGAAGATTTTCAGATGGCCGCGATTGCGGCGACCCGCGCGATGCGCGGCGTGTTTCCCGCAACGCCGTTGTTGCGTAATGACCACCTGTCGGAGAAATACGAGGCGGAAATCTATCTCAAGCGGGAGGATCTGAGCCCCGTCCGCTCGTACAAGCTGCGTGGTGCGTTCAACGCGATGCGCAAACTGATCCCCGATCACGATCTGTTTGTCTGCGCTTCGGCCGGAAACCATGCGCAGGGCGTCGCGTTCATGTGCAGCCACTTTGGGGTGCGCGGTGTGATTTTCATGCCGGTCACGACCCCCCAGCAGAAGATCGACAAGACCAAGACCTTTGGTGGCACCAATATCGAGGTCCGGCTGGTGGGCGACTATTTCGATGCGGCGCTGGCGGCGGCACAGGCATTCTGCACCCAGGAAGGGGCGTATTTCCTGTCCCCCTTCGACGATGACAACGTGATCGAGGGTCAGGCCTCGGTCGCGGTCGAGATCGAGGACCAGTTGGGCAGTATCCCGGATCACATCATTCTGCCGGTGGGGGGTGGTGGGCTATCGGCGGGCACGCGCGGGTTCTTCGGTGATCGCTGCGCCTATACCTATGTCGAACCCGTCGGTGCGCCGTCGCTTGCTGCTGCCCTCGAGGCGGGTGCGCCGGTGGATGTGTCGCCCATCGACAACTTCGTGGATGGCGCGGCGGTGGCAAAGCTGGGCGTGCGAACCTTCGAGAAGCTGCGCGATGCCCGGCGCGAGGATGTCATACTGCTGAGCGAGGACCGCATCTGCGTCACCATCGTTGAGATGCTGAATGTCGAAGGGATCGTTCTGGAACCCGCCGGTGCGCTCAGCATCGAAGCACTGGCGGAGGTGCGCGATCTGATCAGGGGCAGAACGGTGGTATGCGTGGCCTCTGGCGGAAACTTCGATTTCGAGCGTCTGCCAGAAGTGAAGGAGCGCGCGCAGAGATATTCGGGTCTGATCAAGTATTTCATCCTGCGTCTGCCGCAGCGACCCGGAGCGTTGAAAGACTTCCTGAACATGCTCGGGCCGCACGACAATATCACCCGCTTTGAATACATGAAGAAATCCGCGCGCAACTTCGGGTCGGTTCTGATCGGGATCGAAACCAACGCACCGGAAAACTTTGCGGCGCTGTTTGCCGCCATGGATAAGGCCGGGCTGACCTACACCGACATTACAAACGACGAGACCGTTGCACAATTCGTCATCTAG
- a CDS encoding argininosuccinate synthase, with amino-acid sequence MSAPKKVVLAYSGGLDTSIILKWLQTEYGCEVVTFTADLGQGEELEPARKKAELMGASEIYIEDVREEFVRDFVFPMFRANALYEGLYLLGTSIARPLISKRLVEIAAETGADAVAHGATGKGNDQVRFELAAYALNPDIKVIAPWREWDLSSRTKLIDFAEKNQIPIAKDKRGEAPFSVDANLLHTSSEGKVLEDPAEPAPDYVYQRTVAPEDAPDTPEFIEVGFERGDAVSINGEEMSPATILTKLNELGGKHGIGRLDFVENRFVGMKSRGIYETPGGTVLLEAHRGIEQITLDSGAGHLKDSLMPRYAELIYNGFWFSPEREMLQAAIDKSQEHVTGTVRLKLYKGSATCVGRWSDHSLYSEAHVTFEDDAGAYDQKDAAGFIQLNALRLKLLAARKRRLKK; translated from the coding sequence ATGTCCGCGCCCAAGAAAGTCGTTCTCGCCTATTCCGGCGGTCTCGATACGTCAATCATCCTGAAGTGGCTGCAAACCGAATACGGCTGCGAAGTGGTCACTTTCACTGCCGATCTCGGCCAAGGCGAAGAGCTTGAGCCCGCCCGCAAGAAGGCCGAGCTGATGGGCGCATCGGAGATTTACATCGAAGATGTGCGCGAGGAATTCGTGCGCGATTTCGTATTTCCGATGTTCCGCGCCAATGCCCTATACGAGGGTCTGTACCTGCTTGGCACATCCATCGCACGGCCGCTGATCTCGAAACGGCTGGTTGAAATCGCTGCGGAAACCGGCGCCGACGCGGTCGCCCATGGCGCCACCGGCAAGGGCAACGATCAGGTCCGTTTCGAACTGGCCGCCTATGCGCTGAACCCGGATATCAAAGTGATCGCGCCCTGGCGTGAATGGGACCTGTCGAGCCGCACAAAGCTGATCGACTTCGCCGAGAAGAACCAGATCCCGATCGCCAAGGACAAGCGCGGCGAAGCGCCGTTTTCGGTCGATGCGAACCTTCTGCACACCTCCTCCGAAGGCAAGGTGCTGGAAGATCCGGCCGAACCGGCGCCGGATTACGTCTACCAGCGCACCGTTGCCCCCGAGGACGCGCCCGACACGCCCGAATTCATCGAAGTCGGCTTCGAACGGGGGGACGCGGTTTCGATCAACGGCGAGGAAATGTCCCCAGCCACCATCCTGACCAAGCTGAACGAACTGGGCGGCAAGCATGGCATCGGGCGTCTCGATTTCGTCGAAAACCGTTTCGTCGGCATGAAGTCGCGCGGCATCTACGAAACGCCGGGCGGCACCGTTCTGCTGGAAGCTCACCGCGGGATCGAACAGATCACGCTCGACTCCGGCGCAGGCCACCTCAAGGACAGCCTGATGCCGCGTTACGCTGAGCTGATCTACAATGGTTTCTGGTTCTCGCCTGAGCGCGAGATGCTGCAGGCGGCGATCGACAAGAGCCAGGAACACGTCACCGGCACCGTGCGCCTGAAACTCTACAAAGGGTCCGCAACCTGCGTCGGTCGCTGGTCCGATCACAGCCTCTATTCCGAAGCGCATGTCACTTTCGAGGATGACGCAGGCGCCTATGACCAGAAGGACGCGGCAGGGTTTATCCAGCTGAACGCCCTGCGCCTGAAGCTTCTTGCTGCGCGCAAGCGTCGGCTGAAAAAATGA
- a CDS encoding DUF7282 domain-containing protein: protein MNIVLKTTAAFVLSAGTAFAAGHAAPMIEAANQDVSNGVVSAEKIVAGENGWLVVHRTDADMKPGPVVGYAPLRGGENMDVAAILQEEVASGDMLMLMVHSEAGGMETGVFEYTLGAKEDGPIRMDDKLVMTVITAD from the coding sequence ATGAATATCGTACTCAAGACAACCGCAGCATTCGTCCTCAGCGCCGGAACGGCATTCGCCGCAGGCCATGCCGCGCCCATGATCGAAGCCGCGAATCAGGATGTATCGAACGGTGTCGTCAGCGCCGAAAAAATCGTTGCCGGTGAAAACGGCTGGCTGGTGGTGCACCGCACGGACGCCGATATGAAGCCGGGCCCGGTTGTCGGCTACGCACCTCTGCGCGGCGGCGAGAACATGGATGTCGCCGCGATCCTGCAGGAAGAAGTCGCATCGGGCGACATGCTGATGCTGATGGTCCATTCCGAAGCGGGCGGCATGGAAACCGGTGTCTTTGAATACACGCTCGGCGCCAAGGAAGACGGCCCGATCCGCATGGACGACAAGCTGGTAATGACGGTCATCACAGCCGACTAA
- a CDS encoding HAD family hydrolase, translating to MRIAMWSGPRNLSTAMMYSFANRRDFTALDEPFYAAYLARTGADHPMRDTILSAHETDPERVAALCEKDGAPHLYMKHMPHHMLADFPMGWAETCVNIHLIRHPARVIASYHEKRQSPTLEDIGYLQQTALFDRIGGIVIDATDIRAAPERMLRKLCDAIGLPFDPAMLHWPSGPKDVDGIWASHWYGAVHASTGFARAEGDLPTLPPSLEPILAAAESHFERLFARRLSP from the coding sequence ATGAGGATCGCGATGTGGTCCGGCCCGCGCAACCTGAGCACGGCAATGATGTATTCCTTTGCGAACCGCAGGGATTTCACCGCGCTGGATGAACCGTTCTATGCGGCATATCTGGCCCGCACCGGTGCAGATCACCCGATGCGCGACACCATTCTGAGTGCGCATGAAACCGATCCGGAACGCGTGGCCGCCCTATGTGAAAAGGACGGTGCGCCGCATCTTTACATGAAGCACATGCCGCATCACATGCTGGCGGATTTTCCGATGGGCTGGGCAGAGACCTGCGTGAATATCCATCTGATCCGGCATCCCGCCCGTGTGATCGCCAGCTATCACGAGAAACGCCAGTCTCCCACGCTCGAGGATATCGGCTATCTTCAGCAGACAGCGCTTTTCGACCGGATCGGCGGTATCGTGATCGACGCGACAGACATCCGTGCGGCCCCAGAACGGATGCTGCGCAAGCTCTGCGATGCGATTGGTCTGCCTTTTGATCCGGCGATGTTGCACTGGCCGTCGGGCCCCAAGGACGTCGATGGCATCTGGGCCAGCCACTGGTACGGAGCCGTCCACGCCAGCACCGGTTTCGCGCGCGCGGAGGGCGATCTGCCTACGCTTCCGCCCTCGCTAGAGCCGATCCTCGCAGCCGCCGAATCCCATTTCGAGAGGTTATTTGCCCGCCGACTTTCCCCGTGA
- a CDS encoding CobW family GTP-binding protein, which translates to MTSDGKISLTILGGYLGAGKTTWLRHQLFEGGFDNVHILINEAAETPVDDTLLAAQAAGVTMLAGGCACCTGRDALISTLRELCDTRAQTGLTRIVLETSGLADPAAILDAVREDGVLVYHIKVDEIIVLVDALHATDQLDSEYLSRAQIEAADRIVLTKPDAVPAPQLAAVRATVQALNPIAQITAAAKGVGSPMDDLPEAEALSLRALDASAAPITPCRIDIPDGTDWAAFSVWLSALLYARGHDLVRVKGVMQTPAGPLLLQAVRRAVQPPEMLPPEASHRENQIVFIGRGYDSDALRRSLSFFTK; encoded by the coding sequence ATGACCTCTGACGGTAAAATCAGCCTGACGATCCTCGGTGGCTACCTTGGTGCAGGCAAGACGACCTGGCTGCGGCACCAGCTGTTCGAGGGCGGGTTCGACAACGTCCATATCCTGATTAACGAGGCCGCGGAGACGCCGGTGGATGACACGCTGCTGGCCGCACAGGCTGCCGGTGTCACGATGCTGGCTGGCGGTTGCGCCTGCTGCACGGGCCGCGATGCGCTTATCAGCACCCTGCGCGAGCTTTGTGACACGCGCGCGCAAACCGGCCTGACACGTATCGTGCTGGAAACCAGCGGCCTTGCCGATCCCGCGGCGATCCTCGACGCCGTGCGCGAAGACGGCGTGCTGGTGTACCATATCAAGGTCGATGAAATCATCGTTCTGGTCGATGCGCTTCACGCAACCGATCAGCTTGATAGCGAGTATCTGAGCCGTGCGCAGATCGAGGCAGCGGACCGCATCGTGCTGACCAAGCCTGATGCCGTGCCCGCGCCTCAGCTTGCTGCCGTGCGGGCCACCGTGCAGGCGCTGAATCCAATCGCACAGATCACTGCGGCGGCCAAAGGGGTTGGAAGCCCGATGGATGACCTCCCCGAAGCGGAGGCTCTCTCCTTGCGCGCGCTCGACGCGAGTGCCGCGCCGATTACGCCGTGCCGCATCGACATCCCCGATGGCACGGATTGGGCCGCCTTCTCGGTATGGCTGTCGGCGCTGCTTTACGCGCGCGGCCACGATCTGGTGCGGGTGAAGGGTGTGATGCAGACACCGGCTGGTCCACTCCTGCTTCAGGCTGTGCGGCGTGCGGTACAACCGCCCGAAATGCTGCCGCCCGAGGCATCGCATCGCGAAAACCAGATCGTTTTCATCGGCCGTGGCTACGATTCCGATGCCTTGCGGCGCTCGTTATCGTTTTTCACGAAATAG
- a CDS encoding polysaccharide deacetylase family protein, with the protein MTKKIYCAFGTDIDSVAGQIGSYGGGDSPNDIQRGIFATEVGVPRLLRLFKKYDMRTSFFIPGHSLETFPKEMEMILKEGHEIGAHGYMHENPVAMTPSQEEDVLVKSIELIEGLTGSKPKGYVAPWWEMSNVTAALLGKYGFSYDHSQSYRDFQPFYARVGDEWNVIDYSKTAGEWMHPLKHGKEIDLVDIGANWYVDDLPPMMFIKNAPNSHGFVDPHVIGKMWQDQFDWVYREMDYGVFPITIHPDVAGRPQVLLMLERLIDYINGHEGVEWVAFDTIADDFRKRFPFEGDARPEVI; encoded by the coding sequence ATGACCAAGAAAATTTATTGCGCCTTCGGCACCGACATCGACTCGGTTGCGGGGCAAATCGGCTCCTACGGCGGCGGCGACAGCCCGAACGATATCCAGCGCGGCATCTTCGCCACCGAGGTCGGCGTGCCCCGCCTTCTGCGCCTGTTCAAGAAATACGACATGCGCACGAGCTTCTTCATTCCCGGTCACTCGCTCGAGACATTCCCGAAAGAGATGGAGATGATCCTCAAGGAAGGTCACGAGATCGGCGCGCACGGCTACATGCACGAAAACCCCGTCGCCATGACCCCCAGCCAGGAAGAGGACGTTCTGGTCAAATCCATCGAACTGATCGAGGGTCTGACAGGCTCCAAACCAAAGGGCTATGTCGCCCCGTGGTGGGAAATGTCGAACGTCACCGCAGCGCTCTTGGGTAAATACGGTTTCAGCTACGACCACTCCCAAAGCTACCGCGACTTCCAGCCGTTCTATGCCCGTGTCGGCGACGAATGGAACGTGATCGACTATTCCAAGACCGCCGGCGAATGGATGCACCCGCTCAAGCACGGCAAGGAAATCGACCTCGTCGATATCGGTGCCAACTGGTACGTCGACGATCTGCCACCGATGATGTTCATCAAGAACGCACCGAACAGCCACGGTTTTGTCGATCCGCACGTTATCGGCAAGATGTGGCAGGACCAGTTCGATTGGGTTTACCGTGAGATGGACTACGGTGTATTCCCGATCACCATCCACCCCGACGTGGCGGGCCGCCCGCAGGTTCTGCTGATGCTGGAACGCCTGATCGACTATATCAACGGCCACGAAGGCGTCGAATGGGTCGCCTTTGACACCATCGCTGACGACTTCCGCAAACGCTTCCCGTTCGAAGGGGACGCACGGCCCGAAGTCATCTGA
- a CDS encoding amidase family protein, translating into MAALTATRMSQGLEAATLDPVALTEEVYDRVDTHGDDAIYIDQTRERAMAEAEASRIRQRAGLRLHPLDGVPTAWKDLFDLRGRVTTAASTVLRRNAPAQSDAAVVATSARAGVICTGTVNMTEMAYSGIGLNPHYGTPRNPRAPKGEARSPGGSSSGSGVVVAAGIVPVSMGSDTGGSVRIPASFNGIVGYKTSSGRYPMDGVFPLSPTLDTIGPLAQTAADCALFDAMLRGRTEPEASPTAPERFEFVIPDGIFFEALQPEVAANFAATVERLEQAGARVRRIQLPELQEVLDLAVAHGPLAGAESWGVHHERLATDDRAAIDPRVVARIELGKTMTALDLMTLQSARVRLMAQTAAAIGDAIVLCPTTPTTAMRTDPLAASQEVFFEHNGLTLRNTSIGNFLGWCGVQIPNGMDADAMPTGFLMSAPSGRDTQILAAAMGCEEIIRG; encoded by the coding sequence ATGGCCGCGCTGACCGCCACCCGCATGTCCCAGGGGCTTGAGGCCGCAACCCTCGATCCCGTGGCGCTGACCGAAGAAGTGTACGATCGTGTCGATACGCACGGCGACGATGCGATTTACATCGACCAGACGCGTGAACGCGCCATGGCCGAGGCCGAAGCGAGCCGTATCCGGCAGCGCGCGGGTCTGCGCCTGCATCCGCTCGACGGTGTGCCGACCGCGTGGAAGGATCTCTTTGATCTGCGCGGACGGGTGACCACCGCCGCCTCCACCGTGCTGCGCCGCAACGCGCCGGCGCAGTCGGATGCCGCCGTGGTTGCCACATCCGCACGGGCGGGTGTGATCTGCACCGGGACGGTCAACATGACCGAAATGGCTTACTCCGGCATCGGTCTCAATCCGCATTACGGCACCCCGCGCAATCCACGTGCCCCGAAGGGCGAGGCACGCAGCCCCGGTGGATCCTCGTCAGGGTCGGGCGTGGTGGTCGCGGCGGGGATCGTGCCGGTATCGATGGGCTCGGACACCGGAGGATCGGTTCGTATTCCCGCCTCCTTCAACGGGATCGTCGGATACAAGACATCCTCGGGCCGCTACCCGATGGACGGTGTCTTTCCGCTCAGCCCGACGTTGGACACCATCGGCCCGCTTGCCCAGACCGCCGCCGACTGCGCGCTTTTCGACGCGATGCTGCGTGGCCGCACGGAACCGGAGGCATCGCCAACCGCGCCCGAACGCTTCGAATTCGTAATCCCCGACGGTATTTTCTTCGAGGCACTCCAGCCCGAGGTCGCCGCGAATTTTGCCGCAACCGTCGAGCGGTTGGAGCAGGCCGGCGCGCGTGTGCGCCGTATCCAACTGCCCGAGTTGCAGGAGGTCTTGGACCTTGCAGTCGCGCACGGCCCCCTCGCGGGGGCGGAATCGTGGGGCGTGCACCACGAACGTCTTGCCACCGACGACCGTGCGGCGATTGATCCGCGTGTTGTCGCCCGGATCGAGCTGGGCAAGACCATGACCGCGCTGGACCTGATGACCCTGCAATCCGCCCGGGTCCGCCTGATGGCCCAGACGGCGGCGGCGATCGGGGACGCGATCGTGCTCTGCCCGACAACGCCCACCACAGCGATGCGGACCGACCCTCTCGCCGCGTCGCAGGAGGTGTTTTTCGAACACAACGGCCTGACCCTGCGCAACACCTCTATCGGTAACTTCCTCGGCTGGTGCGGCGTACAAATCCCGAACGGCATGGACGCAGATGCAATGCCGACGGGCTTCCTCATGTCCGCGCCTTCGGGCCGCGATACCCAAATCCTCGCTGCCGCCATGGGCTGCGAAGAGATAATCCGGGGCTAG